In Phocoena phocoena chromosome 19, mPhoPho1.1, whole genome shotgun sequence, a genomic segment contains:
- the COIL gene encoding coilin, translated as MAASETVRLRLQFDYPPPATPHCTSFWLLIDLNRCRVVTDLISLIRQRFGFSSGALLGLYLEGGLLPPAESARLVRDNDCLRVKLEERGVAESPVTINNGDSTRLLSRKAKKRAFKLEEDEEAELDYKNSKKRWKRHENNNSEKTLDLEPKAATDQSVSKKNKRKKKATSGVVDADGGETEGKSPKKTEKCEYKKQAKSPKSSKAQAVKEWTILKYSPPKGPPARNSLGKAKRKGGPGIRTKESPDSSSESESHHESTSDGLSNVILEVTHSPEKISTEVSKEGSSTKTTTANKGAANTGFTSTPIKGKTSRTSSSSSDSSSESDDQCVMSQSTPVCTADFLKTVGLFAGKRPGPSSQVPNAAGWKQSDSNGGRQALGPPPNVTLPITLGRGWSRGEDLLSWKGARGRGMRGRGRGRGHAVPCVLNRNADYQKQQQLNEMVTNSSTVIQNPIETHKKDYSLLPLLAAAPQVGEKIAFKLLELTSDYSPDVSDYKEGKILSHNPETQQVDIEILSSLPAVKEPGKFDLVYHNENGAEVVEYAVTQEKRITIFWRELIDPRLIIEPQVTQSAELP; from the exons ATGGCAGCCTCCGAGACGGTTAGGCTACGCCTTCAATTTGATTACCCGCCGCCAGCCACCCCGCACTGCACGTCCTTCTGGCTTCTCATCGACTTGAACAGATGCCGAGTAGTCACGGATCTCATCAGTCTCATCCGCCAGCGCTTCGGCTTCAGTTCTGGGGCCCTCCTGGGCCTCTACTTGGAGGGGGGGCTCTTGCCCCCCGCCGAGAGCGCGCGCCTGGTACGAGACAACGACTGCCTCAG AGTTAAATTAGAAGAGAGAGGAGTTGCTGAGAGTCCTGTAACAATTAACAATGGTGATAGTACTCGTTTATTATCTAGAAAAGCAAAGAAGCGGGCATTTAAGTTGGAGGAAGATGAAGAAGCCGAACTAGATTACAAAAATTCAAAGAAGCGTTGGAAGAGGCATGAGAACAATAACAGTGAGAAGACCTTGGATCTAGAACCAAAAGCTGCCACAGATCAGAGTGTGAGTAAAAAAAACAAGCGGAAAAAGAAAGCCACGAGTGGTGTAGTGGATGCTGATGGTGGAGAGACCGAAGGAAAATCACCAAAGAAAACGGAGAAATGTGAATATAAAAAGCAGGCAAAGAGTCCCAAGTCTTCTAAAGCACAGGCAGTGAAAGAGTGGACCATCCTGAAGTACAGTCCTCCAAAAGGTCCTCCTGCTAGAAACAGCCTTGGGAAAGCCAAAAGAAAAGGTGGCCCAGGCATTCGTACAAAAGAGAGTCCCGACTCCTCCTCAGAGTCTGAGTCTCATCATGAATCAACCAGTGATGGTCTCAGCAATGTCATCTTGGAGGTCACACATTCCCCCGAGAAAATCTCGACTGAAGTATCAAAGGAAGGATCCTCTACGAAAACCACAACTGCGAACAAAGGGGCTGCAAATACTGGTTTTACCTCTACCCCCATCAAGGGCAAGACCTCCAGAACATCATCTTCTAGTTCAGACTCTAGTTCAGAGTCAGATGACCAATGTGTGATGTCACAGAGTACCCCGGTGTGTACTGCAGATTTCTTAAAGACTGTAGGTCTCTTCGCAGGAAAACGTCCAGGGCCATCCTCACAGGTTCCAAATGCTGCTGGATGGAAGCAGTCGGACTCAAATGGTGGCAGACAGGCCCTTGGTCCTCCTCCCAATGTGACTCTCCCCATCACTTTGGGAAGAGGTTGGAGTAGGGGAGAGGACCTTCTTTCTTGGAAGGGAGCGAGGGGTCGGGGTATGCGGGGCAGAGGTCGAGGACGAGGGCATGCTGTTCCCTGTGTTTTAAATAGAAATGCTGATTATCAGAAGCAACAGCAGTTGAATGAAATGGTGACAAACTCATCTACTGTTATCCAG AATCCCATAGAGACACACAAGAAGGACTACAGTCTCTTACCGCTTTTAGCAGCTGCCCCTCAAGTTGGAGAAAAGATTGCAtttaag cttTTGGAACTAACATCCGATTATTCTCCTGATGTTTCTGACTACAAG gaaggaaaaatattaagcCATAATCCGGAGACCCAGCAAGTAGATATAGAAATTCTTTCATCTTTACCTG